The nucleotide window ATACTGACTGTGACACCGATCAGTTCATTCTACTAGAAtggttttatttcttttcatggTTTTATGTAAATGTCTCAAAGACGGGATCTAATAAAGTTTTGAAACAAAATGTGTCatgttatattttaataatctGTTTTAAGTATACTAGTAAATTTGTTAAAGTATAtgctttgttgttgttgtttttttttttttaatgagctCATATTTCTATATTGATTGTCATCTgagagaaacaaaattgttacATATCAAAGtgatgagaatttttttttattccactCACGCTGTAGCTTGAGTTTGAATCACTGATCACTGGGAGGATAAAAaaaccatttcataacaatttGTCTACTTGTGTTGTGTGCAGGCTAATTTAACAGCGAAGCCTTGCCTCATTGTAGTGAAGGTTAGTATCATGAGTCCTATCTCTacctatatttgttttttctttatctttgtcAATAACTTATTTTGTTGTACAGAACCAGAATATGATAACTGTATAAACGAAAATAAAagatttatgaattttggaTAAAAAAGTGAGTGAGAAAGACGGTAATGAAATTGCTGACTTACTAGTTTCCAAAAGTAGTGCTCTCCCCTTTcttggaaaaaaacaaaaaaagtagtGTGCtccttgtatttttttttggaagcaATCTTCTATTATGCAATTTCACATATAATTTTCTCCAAAATTTACCGCTAATTGGGATATTCCACTCTCCCAAGCCATCTGGTTTTAGAAGAGCCATACAGTGGGCATTTTGTTGCAACTTATCCATGAATGTGGTGGAGAGGTCTTTATCTTGATTTTGTTCTGGCTAAACCAAGATAAAACTTTGTTTCAATTCGCTTGGCATGGTTCACATAATTTaacatccttttcttttgaaaaatctaTTTTGTAATATGGGTTCTCATGTAGCTTATTGGGCTGCTCATCCATTTTCCTGAAATGTTGCTTTTTTGTCCTCGCACAGCTCAAGCGATGGGAGCGGAAGGAATGCAAGCCAAACAGCCTTCCTGTTTTACACAAAATGCATGTTAAGGTTGGAGATACGGTGAAAGTTATATCTGGGCATGAAAAGGGTAAAACTGGAGAGATAACAAAGATCTATAAGCACAATAGTACTGTGATAGTTAAAGACATAAACTTAAAGACGAAGCATATGAAGAGCAGGGAAGAGGGTGAACCAGGACAGATTATTaaggttctttttctttcttaaaatGTGTACTCAACTTATTGGTTCTTATGTTTTCTCGTTTACtagtttcatttaattacgaAGAAACATTTTACATTTCATATTCCAGGTAGAAGGAGCTATCCACAGCTCGAATGTGATGCTTTactcaaaagaaaaggatgtaGCAAGTCGAGTGGGTCATAAGATTCTGGAAAATGGACAACGAGTTCGCTACCTCATCAAAACTGGTGAAATAGTAGATAATGTAGAGAACTGGAAGAAactgaaggaagaaaaaaggaaaactgaaGTAGCTGCCACTTCTGCATAAGGATCCAATTCTTGCCTGAACAATGTTGTAGTTTAGACACTAGATGTATTGATATCATTTTGTGGTTTGTATTGGTTCAATACCTTGGCATGCCCCTTGACTGATGCACATGCAACAGGGTAATATAAGTTTGTGTATTTGTGTTGGTTGAATGACAAATTAGAATGTTGATCTTTCTCCAAAACATGCCCCTTGTCTTGACATTCAGGATCTAGGAAAAGTGTTAGCATCAGTTGTGAGTAGACGTGTGACGCATTATTAACTCATCTCTAATGCGACACACGCTGACACTTAACTGACGCTAACACTCCTCAAgaatttattgttgttttcttgatCAAGATACGATGGGTCGTCTCTAAACACAAATGAAAGCATATCCTTCTGACTGTTGCACTTGTTCCAACTGTTGGGTTGGGACCCAACCGGAAGGATGGAATGTGACTTGTTAAAATTCAAATCTGAAACATGTCCTTGTGATCCGGATTTGATGTAACCTAAAGTATTAAATTGTACACTGTAGATGGTTCAAATCCATACATAGCGATTTGTCTATTTATTTTCACTCTTTTGGTGCTTGGGAGGACAGTGCACAAAGACTAATATATTATGGATGTAGACCATTTGGACACATAAAACCTCGAACAATACGAACAGTGACTTGAGTTGGTAGTTTAAAACCTGAAGCTTTTCcttgaaaaattaatatgagaTGTAATATTAAGGTAATGAGAGGTCTTTTATAATTGATGTATTCCTACTCACATGAGAGATCACCTTGCTAAAGTTTCCTAAATTAATATGCCATgtaagaaatgaaagaaagaagtgTGAATATAGACAATTCAGATCATTAAATCGCAATACAAAGTGGCTCAACAAAGATAACCTCAAATGTATTCATTTATAAAGTTAGTATGAGATTGTTAAAAAGTTCGTAAAtgtattgtttaattattCTATTGCCCTAACTtttacattattattattactattcaATTTACTCTATATTTAAATAACGAAATTGACCTTTTACTCCTTCTGGTTGACAACTCCAGCAAGTGTGAAGTGTCAATGTTGTCCTATTAAAGCACTTCCACCCATTTGTTATGATACAGGACAAGGGGAGGTAAGGGAAGTTAtgttcatgtgaatagtgactgccttagcaatttttttgatgCATTCCCACCAATTGTCATGGCAACCCAAGGTCaactactattcacatgagatatgaggagatgaatttgtatggagttttggtgtgggaagtaaAGATATGGCtagatatttatagaaaaaaaattctgaattttttcgttttttttggtatttaaatTGATTGTTGTTGTCACAATGACGTTAACGTGAGGTCAACTTACCCAGATAGCAATCCAGGCAAATCTTGACTTTGGGTTTGCCCAGACTAATGGAACCCAGTGCTTTCCCTACCAAGCTTTGGCTGTTGAAAACGGAATTGGGGGCCTAGCGGGCTGCCCCTCCCGCTCGAAATACGCTTAACATTAAACAACTGGTTTACCAAACTTTCTCCCACCCTCCTATCATAACTTAGTCGTATAGATAGATAACTAGTAGCAAGTAAGAAAAATCTCATGACAAGTGGCATCCTTAAATTATGATACATTTTCTTTACATTGGAAGGAAGGGATCGAACTCTTGGTGTATCTAATCCTAATCCATTTTCCCACTCTCCTTCAAGACTAACCCAAGAACTTGGCCTTCTCATACTTACTAATCACATACAAGGTTTGGCTTCCTGAAAGGAAAACCACGCCAGCGCTAACACCCCCAA belongs to Prunus persica cultivar Lovell chromosome G4, Prunus_persica_NCBIv2, whole genome shotgun sequence and includes:
- the LOC18780557 gene encoding 50S ribosomal protein L24, chloroplastic, producing MAAMAALQTSMTSLSLSSNSFLGQRLLPPTLYPVPANLTAKPCLIVVKLKRWERKECKPNSLPVLHKMHVKVGDTVKVISGHEKGKTGEITKIYKHNSTVIVKDINLKTKHMKSREEGEPGQIIKVEGAIHSSNVMLYSKEKDVASRVGHKILENGQRVRYLIKTGEIVDNVENWKKLKEEKRKTEVAATSA